The nucleotide sequence TTTACAACCATCTCCTTTGGTATCCACAGCAGTTACCTCAGTGCTGGTCATTATTTTCATTCCTGCCTTTTTGTAGATTTTCTCCAAAGACTTGGAAACTTCCGCATCTTCATTAGGAACAATCCTATCCATAAACTCGACTATGGTAACTTCTGTACCAATTGCAGCATAGAAATAAGCAAACTCTACTCCAATGGCCCCTGAACCTACAACAACCATTTTCTTAGGCTGCTTTTCCAAGGTCATGGCCTTACGATAACCAATGATTTTCTCATTATCAATCTTGATAGCAGGAAGCTCTCTAGCCCTTGCACCTGTAGCGATGATGATATTATCAGCACTATAGGTAGTTTTGTTACCATCCTTATCTTCAACTTCCACTTTCTTGCCCGGCTTCACTTTTCCCCAGCCCAAAAGTTGCTCAATCTTGTTTTTCTTGAATAAGAACTGGATTCCCTTGCTCATTCCTTCGGCTACCCCTCTACTTCTCTTCACCATTCCTCCAAAATCCGCTTCAGCATCCTTAACAGAAATACCGTAATCACTTGCATGATTAATGTATTCAAAAACCTGAGCACTTTTCAATAAAGCTTTGGTAGGAATACATCCCCAGTTCAAACAAATACCACCCAATTCGGCAGCTTCTACTACGGCAGTTTTAAGGCCTAACTGAGATGCGCGGATTGCCGCTACATATCCACCTGGACCACTACCTACTACAATAACATCAAATTTAGTTGAAGACATATATATGTTTTTTAAATAGCTTTCTTAACCAACGCAAATTTAAAATATTTAAGCTCAGAAAAAAATTTGGTTTCCATTATTCAAAGGGCTCAAAGACAATTTAAAATCATATTATATAGATGCTAAAAAAGGATAGGACTGATCCACCTTTAAAACCATCGGCAACTTGTTTTTGGGAATAAATCCCTATTTTTGACCATTCAATATGAACTAACAATAACAATAAATATGGGATTACTTTCAGGAAAGACAGCCCTTATCACCGGGGCTTCCAAAGGAATAGGTAGAGCAATTGCTATTAAATACGCTCAAGAAGGTGCCAACGTCGCTTTCACATTTTTGTCAAGCGTGGAGAAAGGTCAAGCCTTAGAAAAGGAATTGGCTGAATTTGGCATTAAAGCCAAAGGTTACCGTTCAGATGCATCAGATTTTCAGGCTGCTGACGATTTGGTGGCTGATGTAATTAAGGAATTCGGTTCTTTGGACATTTTGGTAAACAATGCAGGAATTACCCGCGACAACTTGCTAATGAGAATGACTGAAGAAGCTTGGGACGAAGTAATGAATATCAACCTAAAATCTTGCTTCAATACCGTAAAAGCAGCCAACAGAACCATGATGAAACAAAAATCAGGAAGCATCATCAATATCACTTCTGTGGTAGGTATCAAAGGAAATGCTGGTCAAGCGAACTACGCAGCTTCAAAAGCGGGCATCATTGGCTTCACCAAATCCGTAGCCTTGGAATTAGGTTCAAGAGGAATCCGAAGCAATGCAGTCGCTCCTGGCTTTATCGAAACTGAGATGACCGAGGTATTGGACGAAAAAACTGTACAAGGCTGGAGAGATGCTATCCCTATGAAACGAGGAGGCAAGCCTGAAGAAGTGGCTGACGCCTGTGTATTCTTAGGTTCTGATATGAGTTCTTATATTTCAGGACAAGTTATTCAGGTTAACGGAGCCATGTTAACTTAAGAATAAAGAACAAAGAGCTTAGATTAAGGAGCCAAGAAATGAGATTCTTGGCTCTTATTTTTTTATAGTGTCCCCGCTAATCTTTCCAAGGTAAAGTCCTTCAAGCCTCCTCCCCTTAGACAACCTTTTATAATTCAATACGTTATTTATTATGATATCATTTTAACATCATAACAATATGGAAAAAATAACTAAGCCCATTTCAGGTTATATCATGGTTTTTATTGAACTATTGATCATAGCAGCCATCGTTGTATTAGTAGGAACTGGTAGTTTTGTGCTGGGTATCATCTTCGGGATAATATTTATCTTTCTTCTCCCAGGTTTCTTTATCGTGGAACCCAACAAAGCCATGGTACTGCTTTTATTTGGCGCCTATAAGGGCTCCGTAAAGTCCAACGGTTTCTTTTGGGTAAACCCATTTATGATCAAGCAAAAGATTTCTATGAGGGTAAGAAACTTTGAAAACACCCCTTTAAAGGTCAATGACAAAATAGGTAACCCCGTCATGGTGGGAACCATTGTAGTCTGGAAAGTGGAAGACACCTTTAAAGCTTCCTTTGAGGTAAATGACTATGAAAACTTTGTCCACTTACAAGCAGATGCTGCCGTCAGAAAAATGGCAGGCCTTTACCCTTATGACAATTTTGAAGCAGAAGATGCGGAAGTCACCTTACGTTCGGGCGTCGAAGATGTGAACAAATCCTTAGAAGATGAAATCAGTGAACGTTTACAACATGCCGGCATTAAGGTAATCGAAGCCCGTATCAGCCACTTGGCCTATGCTTCAGAAATTGCCAGTGCCATGCTTCAGAGACAACAAGCATCCGCCATCGTTGCTGCCAGAAGGAAGATTGTCGATGGTGCAGTGGGCATGGTAGAAATGGCATTGGATGATCTGAAAGAAAAAGAAATCATCGATTTTGATTTAGAAAAACGCGCCACTATGGTGAGCAACTTAATGGTTGTATTGTGCTCTGATAAAAGTGCCAGTCCTGTACTGAACGTAGGTACCTTACATCAATAATAAAGGATTAAAATATGGCTGGTAAAAAAGCTTTTGCCCTAAGAATAGACGAAAAATTAATGAAGGCTGTGGAGAAATGGGCGGCTGATGAATTCAGAAGTACCAACGGTCAGTTGGAGTGGATGATCCATGATGCCTTAAAAAAAGCAGGTCGCTTACCCAAACCTGGAAACACAAAAAAAGAGGCCGAATAGGCCTCTTTTTTATTTGCTTGGTTCTAAATCTGGATTGTATAATAATTGATCGTTTTGAAAATCATACAAGGTCAACTGCCTCAATTCATAATAGGCTGCCCAGTACTCCTGTAACGACTGAATATAGCTTCTCTTATTTGAATCTTTCTCTTGCTGGGCGATATTGAGATTGGTAATATCTACCTTTCCACTCAAATAACGCTGACGGGAAATTTCATATCTTTTAGCGGCCACTTCATCAGCCTTTTCACTAATAGTAATCCTATCTCTCAGCTGCTGAAAATTCTTCACTTGGGTAAATACTTGTTGCTCAAAATTGATAATATCCTGCTCAACTGTATAATTCACATATTTTTGATTGGCTTTAGCTTGCCCCATTCTAGCTTTGTTTCTTCCCCAATCGAGAATAGGCACACCTACAGATAAATTAACAATAGCTTGTTGATTAGGATTTTGATATACACCAGAAAAATTTCCAGCGGCATTATTATACCCGTAACTCGCATTTAAATTTAAATCAAATCGATCACCTTTAGCTTGGGCTACTTCTGCCTCTGCCTGCAACTTCCTAATATTAAAGTCCACAGCTTCAGAATTATTTTCAAAAGCCAAGTTTATTGCCTTTTCCACATCCACTTCAAAAGCTGGTATCTCATCAGGCAAAACCAAATCAAAATCAACATTTTCATTAAGGCCAATATAAGACCTTAAGGACAATGCAGAAGATTCCAAATCCAGTTTAGCCGAAGCTAAGGATTGATCTGCCTCAAGCACTGACAGTTCAACCTGAAGCAATTGATCCTCAGTAGTTGTCCCAATATTATACCGTCCTCTTTCTATTTTATAAATAGCCTCAGTATTGGTTTTATTTTGCATCGCAATATCATAACTCACCTGAGCAATCAAATACCTGAAGAACAATTGAGTCGCTGTTCGACTGATCTGCTCCATTTCTTCAACATAGCTCTTCTTACTTTGCTCATATACCAAGGGTTGTATTTTTTTATCCCATTTCAACCTGTTATATGCAAATATTGGCTGACTAAGCCTAACGTTTACTGGAACACCACTCCACCTGACACCTTCTTCATTATCCTGTGCATAATAATTATCAAATCTACTTGTCGAAGTATTAACTGAAATCATCCCCCCCGTCGCAGTAATACTCTGTTGCAAACCAACACCAAGATCTATTAAACTCTGCTCAACTTGCCTGTACTCATAAGTACCATCAGGTTGTTGTACTGGCGTTACAGACTGTTGATAATTAGGTAATGTCCCCTGCAATCTTAACTGAGGATTATAATTGGATTTATAAAAACGATAAGCCCAATATCGGTTTTCCTTTCTTGTTTCGGCACTTAATGCCGCTGGTGACCGTGACTTAGCCCTGGCGATAATGTCCTCCAAGGAATATTTAATTTTTTCCTGCCCCAAAACCGTATTCGAAATACATAAAACAGTAATGGCAAATAATAAAAGCGTTAATCGTTTATTCATGTCTTAAAGAAGTTATAGGGTCTTGATTCGCTGCCCTTTTGGCTGGTGCGATCCCAAAAATTAAACCTACTGTAGCGGCCACACTAAAAGAAACCATGATGGATGAAATAGTTATAATGGTAGGGAAATCTCCAAATCTGGAGACCATACTGGCCAGGATAACGCCCAATATGACCCCAATAATCCCTCCTGAAACAGATATCATCATGGCCTCAAAAAGGAACTGATGGACTATATCCGTCTTTTTTGCCCCCAAGGATAACCTCAGCCCGATCTCCTTGATCCTCTCCATCACAGAGGCCAGCATAATATTCATAATGCCTATCCCTCCTACTAAAAGTGAAATCCCTGCAATCGCTCCCAGCACTATATTGAAGATGTTTTGTGTCCTTTGCTGCTGTTTCAGCAATAGCTCTGGAATGGTTATTTCAAAATCTATCACATTATAGTGCTTCCTTTCTAAAAGACGGGAAAGCACTTCTGCGGTAGGCTGAAGCATATGACTCTCCTTTACCTGCACCACCAACTTATCTATCTGATGAGGATTGGTTTGTGATGCACTTCCCCCTGAAGCCCCAACAATAGTACGTATTCTTCTCCCCCTTGCTCCTGAAACCAGGCTCCCTGAGGTGATCATATCACGGTTTTTATAACGCACCAACATGGTCTGAACAGGAATGTAAACATCCATATTATAATCCCTGATCCCCAATTTGGCAATACTCTTATCTGAAACAATTCTTTCCTCAAGTATCCCTATCACTCGCAACCATTTGTTACCACATTTGATCATTTTACCAATAGGGTTTTCGGTACTGAAAAACTTAGTTTGTACCCCTCTACCGATAATACAGACAGGATCTCCCTTTATCAAATTATTTTCGGTAAACATAGAACCTTCACGAAGATTGAAGTTGGTCACATCAAAATACTCAGGCGTCACACCTACCAATTTCGCAGATCTACGCAACCCACTTTTGACAATATAGGTATCCAATATAATTTCAGGACTGAGCTTTTGGATCCCAGGTATCACTTCCCTGATCGCCTCGACATCCAGCATTCTAAGACCTGGAGAAAACTTATTCTTTTCCTCTCCGGGACCGGAACCACTTGCTTCATCCAATTCTTCTTCTACCTGCTCCACTATAGGTTCAATGATGATATTATTCACTCCCACCAGTTTGATCTGCTCTAAAATCTCCTGCTGGGCACCATTACCGATGGCCATCATGGCAATCACAGCCGCTACACCAAATATTATCCCCAATGCCGTCAATAAAGAGCGCAGCCTATTGGCCATCACCGCTTCAAAGGCGCTGTAAAAATTGGAGAGAAGTCTCGCATTAATCATATATCAAAAAAATTAATTTCCTGGTCTCTGAGGTCTTCCACTGGCAGGTCCACCACCTCCAGGTCTTCTTCTTTCTTCTTTAGCTTCAATAGATGGCTCAACAGCTTCGTCATCCTTAGGATTTCTTTTCCCATCCAAAGCGGCCAATAATTTGACAGGTTGGCCTCCATCTGCCCAAGAAGGAATAGAAAGATAGACCTTATCTCCCTCTTCTAAGCCCATTTCTATTACCACCTCATCATAATTGGAAGTCCCTAACTTCACCTCTTGCTTAGCTCCGTTATTTAGATAGACATAATTTATACTATCATTTTGTACATGCACGGCTTCTAATGGCACAAAAAGCGCCTCACCTAAATCCTGGGCAATAATCGCATTACTGGTAGTCATAGCTGGACGCATCACCGGATCACTTTCATTCACAAGAATGGTCACCTCAAAAACTTTGGCATCAGAATTAGGTCTTTGCTGTCCTACATTGGCCACCCTCGTCACTTTCCCAGTGAATTTTTTCTCAGGGAAAGCATCCAAACCAATCTCTACTTCTTGACCAATCTTCACTTTTCTGATCTCTACCTCATTCACATAGGTAATACTTTGCATTTCTGTCAAATCTGGTAAAGTGGCCACTACAGGATTCCAGGCACTAATCTGTGAACCTTCGGAGATTTTGGTGCCATCCCAGTTGGATTGGTAAATCACCATTCCATCTTGAGGAGCTTTGATAGTAAAATCCTCCAACAATGATTTCATTTGTTCAAATTCTCGTTCTTCCTTTCTTAACCTAGCCGTACGCTGTACCATCTGAGCAACTGCTTGCTCATACTTGATTTTATAGTTTTCTTTCGCTTGGTCCAGATCCCTTTTGGCCTTTTCCAAATCATATTCATTTTGCTTGATCGTAGCCGGCGGTTCATATTGAGACTGCTCTAGCACCAGCTTCTTTTGTTCTACAGTATAATCCAAATTCAGAATCTTATCCCGTTCTTGTCTCAAAGTCAGCGCAGTATCCAACTTTGTTTTTTCATACTCTGCAATCTCGGAATCGAGGTTATTTTGGCCATCACTGATCTTTCCAAATAATTCAGACTTATCCAATGAGGCTATAAAATCTCCTTTATTCACCACAGTCCCCTCATCTACCATTTTTTCTATGGTCAATTGGTTAACCCTAAAATCCCTAGCCCTGACCGGACCAAGGATTTGCACTGAGCGAAGTGCTTTCAATTCTCCAGTGGTGGTTATCTCCACTGTAAAGTCTCCTTTCCTTACTGGAACAATCAAGTCCGCAGCCCCACCGGACGCAGTAGGAGAAAAAATAAAGTACAACAGCACTATGACCGCCACACTCCCTAAACCGACAAATATTAAATTCTTTTTCATGATTGAATTTTATTAAGCATAATCACCATTAGCTATAACAACAAAATTAAATTTTTTATCACTAAGAAAAGACCCAACTACACCCAAATATAGCCATTGAAATAAAACCTCAAACTAAATTCTTAATTAAAAATTGTTAAAAGAGAAAAAATTGTTTTACTAAATTGCAGCCTTGAAAAATTATTCCCCTCTAAAATGAAACAAATAATCAGTTTTGTCATCCGATATATCCCAAGAAGTTTTTTACAATTAATCAGTCATTTTATCCTAAGGATCATGGCTGTTTTTTATAAGGGAAACAAGGTCAACTGTACAGTATGTGACCATTCCTTCCGAAAATTCTTACCATATGGAAGAAAAGCCAGAGAAAATGCCCTATGCCCTAACTGCCTTGCCCTGGAACGCCACAGACTCATGTGGCTCTTCCTTCAGCAAAAAACCAATTTCTTTTCAGCCCCTTTGAAAGTGCTTCATGTGGCACCGGAACTGTGCTTTATTGACCGCTTTGAAAAATTGACTAACCTAGACTATATCACAGGAGATATAGAATCCCCATTGGCAAAAGTAAAAATGGACATCCACGACATCCCTTTTGAAGACAATAGTTTTGACGTGGTCTTTTGTAATCATGTAATGGAACATGTGGATGATGACATTCTTGCTTGTAAGGAAATCAACAGGGTACTAAAACCTGATGGATGGGGAATCATCCAGTCCCCTGTGTATGATATTCCTATGACCCTGGAAGACAAGTCCATCTCCTCCCCTGCGGAAAGAGAAAAGCTATTTGGCCAAAGAGACCATGTAAGAAAATATGGAAATGACTATGCTAAAAGACTAAGTAAATCAGGGCTCGTAGTAGAAGAAAATAATTTTGTTAAGGAACTATCAAATGAGTTTGTTTCCAAACATGCCTTGCCTCCAAAAGAAATCATTTATTACTGTAAAAAGGGACTAAATTAATCTTTGAATCTATTATCCAATAGTGCCTTGATCATTCCTGCTCCATAGGAGAATAACTGGCCATATGCACATAAAACTGCTAATAGACCAACCCCGAGAGATTGATTACTTATGCTAGCGTCCAAAAAGACACCTAAAGTCCACAAACCATAGAAAAAGACACCTACAATAAAAAGACTCGGAATAATAAAAAAAGAAAGGAGTGTTAAAACAGCTCCCAATAAAAAGCCTGAGGGCATTAAATGAACCGCCTTTATCGCTCCTGGATGATATCGGTTGACATTAACCCTGTTCATCCCAAACGAAAAACTCTGCTTAAGGAAAGATCCAAAATCACTTCTCCTTTTATGATAAACATAAGCTTCCTCTACCAATTGCAGGTTAAATCCAGCATTTTTTATTCTTATACTGAGCTCAATATCCTCTCCTTGATTAGGGTCCACAAATCCTCCTAGACGCTCATACACTTTTCTTGAAAACCCCATATTATAACCTCGCGCTTGATATTTCTTAGGATCTGCCACCTTCCCTCTGATTCCTCCAGTAGTCCAAATAGAAGTCATACTAAAGTTAATAGCCTTTTGAAAATCAGAAAAATCTTCCATCGCATTATCTGGACCACCATGTGCATCCAATCCTTTCTCATTTATCACTTCACGAAGCAGCTTAAAATAATCATTAGGAATGACGCAGTCAGAATCAAAAAACACCCAATACTCCCCTTGAGCCTTTAGCATACCAAAATTCCTGGCAAATCCCTGCCCTGTATTCTCTTGGAAATAATAGTGAATATCCAACTGTTGTTCAAAATCGGCTACGACTTGATCACTCCTAATTTTGGAACCGTCTTCTACGATGAGTACTTCAAAATCACCATCGGACTGTTGACAAAGACTCGATAAAAGCTCTCTTAATTCCCCTGGACGATTAAAAACTGGAATGATAACTGAAAAGTACATCAATTTTCCAAGTTTATCTCTTGATCAATATTGTAATCATTTCTTTTAGTAGTATTGGAAATCAGCATCTCAGCTAAAAATCCCGTCAAGAAAAGTTGCACCCCAACAATCAAAGCTACCAAAGCCAAATAAAACAATGGTTGGTCGGTAATTTCGCGCACAAAAAGCCCATTCCTAAGTCCATAAAATTTCTCGAAAGCCAACCAGACGGTAATCAAAAAACCAGTCAAAAAGGACAAAGTACCTAATGTGCCAAAAAAATGCATAGGTTTCTTTTTATACCTATTGACAAAAGAAACTGATATTAAGTCCAAAAAGCCATGAACGAATCGCTCAAGCCCAAACTTAGTTTCACCATATTTTCTTGCCCTGTGATCCACTACCTTTTCACCAATCTTAGTAAAACCATTCCACTTGGCTATCAATGGAATATAGCGGTGCATCTCTCCATAAATATAAATCTGTTTGACCACCTTATTTTTATAAGCTTTCAAGCCACAATTGAAATCATGTAAATTAATACCTGATATCACCCTGGTCACCCCATTAAAAAACCGGGAAGGCACCGTTTTACTGATTGGATCATGACGCGTTTTCTTCCATCCAGAAACAATATCATATCCTTCTTCCTTAATCATCTTATACAGGCCAGGAACTTCCTCAGGACTATCTTGTAAGTCGGCATCCATGGTAATGACTACCTCACCCTTAGCCTTCCCAAACCCAATATCAAGTGCTGCAGATTTTCCATAGTTTCTACTAAAGCATATCCCTTTCACATGTCCATTTTCTCGGGCCAGGGAAGAAATCACCTCCCAAGAATCATCTGTACTGCCATCATTGACGAAAATAACCTCATAATTCAGATTATGCCGAACCATTACCTTATTAATCCAATGGGACAACTCAGGTAATGATTCTTCTTCATTAAAAACTGGAATTACTATGGAAACTTGAATCATTTATACGATTTGACTATTTGTTCTTTTATTAATGGCCACAGCTATCAAACCAATGATCAGTGCTCCAATTAATGCATTAATCAAGGATGATCCTGCAAAAAATTCAGCTGATTGAAAAAATTTCATAAATGCCGGAACATTGTCAGGATCATAGGTAGCCCCCATTTTCTCTTGAGCTTCAATTTGCGCTTCAACTATCCTTTGTACATATTCAGTATCCACGACTTTGAGATAGATATAAAACATAAGTCCTCTTAAAGCACCTCCTATTAGGCCAACTAGAAATACAATCTTAAAGCCTTGACCAAAACTCAGTACCCCACTATTTGCCTCTCTATATTCTTTCGTACTGAAATAATAAACCCCAAAAGCGATCAATATTGACAAAAAGCCAGAGGCTGCCTGTGCTCCAAAACCTTGAGAAGAAAAATCGAACATCGCTGAAATCAGTATTATTATAGTACCAATAATACCATAAATAAGTCCCCATTTTTTTGAAGCCTCTCCTATTGTCATTTGATCATCCATAATATTTAAGATTTAGTTCTTTTTAAAATTATGGAAATAATAATTGTAAAAAATAATTCCAACA is from Echinicola marina and encodes:
- the lpdA gene encoding dihydrolipoyl dehydrogenase, with the translated sequence MSSTKFDVIVVGSGPGGYVAAIRASQLGLKTAVVEAAELGGICLNWGCIPTKALLKSAQVFEYINHASDYGISVKDAEADFGGMVKRSRGVAEGMSKGIQFLFKKNKIEQLLGWGKVKPGKKVEVEDKDGNKTTYSADNIIIATGARARELPAIKIDNEKIIGYRKAMTLEKQPKKMVVVGSGAIGVEFAYFYAAIGTEVTIVEFMDRIVPNEDAEVSKSLEKIYKKAGMKIMTSTEVTAVDTKGDGCKVTVKGKKGEESLDCDVVLSAAGVVANIENCGLEDVGIVVDKGRIQVDEFYKTNMPGYYAIGDVIPGPALAHVASAEGIICVEKIAGHNPEPLDYGNIPGCTYCSPEIASVGYTEAKAKEAGYDLKVGKFPFSASGKASAAGAKDGFVKLIFDAKYGELLGAHMIGANVTEMIAEIVAIRKLETTGHELIKTVHPHPTMSEAVMEAAAAAYDEVIHL
- the fabG gene encoding 3-oxoacyl-[acyl-carrier-protein] reductase, which translates into the protein MGLLSGKTALITGASKGIGRAIAIKYAQEGANVAFTFLSSVEKGQALEKELAEFGIKAKGYRSDASDFQAADDLVADVIKEFGSLDILVNNAGITRDNLLMRMTEEAWDEVMNINLKSCFNTVKAANRTMMKQKSGSIINITSVVGIKGNAGQANYAASKAGIIGFTKSVALELGSRGIRSNAVAPGFIETEMTEVLDEKTVQGWRDAIPMKRGGKPEEVADACVFLGSDMSSYISGQVIQVNGAMLT
- a CDS encoding SPFH domain-containing protein; this encodes MEKITKPISGYIMVFIELLIIAAIVVLVGTGSFVLGIIFGIIFIFLLPGFFIVEPNKAMVLLLFGAYKGSVKSNGFFWVNPFMIKQKISMRVRNFENTPLKVNDKIGNPVMVGTIVVWKVEDTFKASFEVNDYENFVHLQADAAVRKMAGLYPYDNFEAEDAEVTLRSGVEDVNKSLEDEISERLQHAGIKVIEARISHLAYASEIASAMLQRQQASAIVAARRKIVDGAVGMVEMALDDLKEKEIIDFDLEKRATMVSNLMVVLCSDKSASPVLNVGTLHQ
- a CDS encoding Arc family DNA binding domain-containing protein, which produces MAGKKAFALRIDEKLMKAVEKWAADEFRSTNGQLEWMIHDALKKAGRLPKPGNTKKEAE
- a CDS encoding TolC family protein, which gives rise to MNKRLTLLLFAITVLCISNTVLGQEKIKYSLEDIIARAKSRSPAALSAETRKENRYWAYRFYKSNYNPQLRLQGTLPNYQQSVTPVQQPDGTYEYRQVEQSLIDLGVGLQQSITATGGMISVNTSTSRFDNYYAQDNEEGVRWSGVPVNVRLSQPIFAYNRLKWDKKIQPLVYEQSKKSYVEEMEQISRTATQLFFRYLIAQVSYDIAMQNKTNTEAIYKIERGRYNIGTTTEDQLLQVELSVLEADQSLASAKLDLESSALSLRSYIGLNENVDFDLVLPDEIPAFEVDVEKAINLAFENNSEAVDFNIRKLQAEAEVAQAKGDRFDLNLNASYGYNNAAGNFSGVYQNPNQQAIVNLSVGVPILDWGRNKARMGQAKANQKYVNYTVEQDIINFEQQVFTQVKNFQQLRDRITISEKADEVAAKRYEISRQRYLSGKVDITNLNIAQQEKDSNKRSYIQSLQEYWAAYYELRQLTLYDFQNDQLLYNPDLEPSK
- a CDS encoding ABC transporter permease, giving the protein MINARLLSNFYSAFEAVMANRLRSLLTALGIIFGVAAVIAMMAIGNGAQQEILEQIKLVGVNNIIIEPIVEQVEEELDEASGSGPGEEKNKFSPGLRMLDVEAIREVIPGIQKLSPEIILDTYIVKSGLRRSAKLVGVTPEYFDVTNFNLREGSMFTENNLIKGDPVCIIGRGVQTKFFSTENPIGKMIKCGNKWLRVIGILEERIVSDKSIAKLGIRDYNMDVYIPVQTMLVRYKNRDMITSGSLVSGARGRRIRTIVGASGGSASQTNPHQIDKLVVQVKESHMLQPTAEVLSRLLERKHYNVIDFEITIPELLLKQQQRTQNIFNIVLGAIAGISLLVGGIGIMNIMLASVMERIKEIGLRLSLGAKKTDIVHQFLFEAMMISVSGGIIGVILGVILASMVSRFGDFPTIITISSIMVSFSVAATVGLIFGIAPAKRAANQDPITSLRHE
- a CDS encoding efflux RND transporter periplasmic adaptor subunit; this encodes MKKNLIFVGLGSVAVIVLLYFIFSPTASGGAADLIVPVRKGDFTVEITTTGELKALRSVQILGPVRARDFRVNQLTIEKMVDEGTVVNKGDFIASLDKSELFGKISDGQNNLDSEIAEYEKTKLDTALTLRQERDKILNLDYTVEQKKLVLEQSQYEPPATIKQNEYDLEKAKRDLDQAKENYKIKYEQAVAQMVQRTARLRKEEREFEQMKSLLEDFTIKAPQDGMVIYQSNWDGTKISEGSQISAWNPVVATLPDLTEMQSITYVNEVEIRKVKIGQEVEIGLDAFPEKKFTGKVTRVANVGQQRPNSDAKVFEVTILVNESDPVMRPAMTTSNAIIAQDLGEALFVPLEAVHVQNDSINYVYLNNGAKQEVKLGTSNYDEVVIEMGLEEGDKVYLSIPSWADGGQPVKLLAALDGKRNPKDDEAVEPSIEAKEERRRPGGGGPASGRPQRPGN
- a CDS encoding class I SAM-dependent methyltransferase; this translates as MKQIISFVIRYIPRSFLQLISHFILRIMAVFYKGNKVNCTVCDHSFRKFLPYGRKARENALCPNCLALERHRLMWLFLQQKTNFFSAPLKVLHVAPELCFIDRFEKLTNLDYITGDIESPLAKVKMDIHDIPFEDNSFDVVFCNHVMEHVDDDILACKEINRVLKPDGWGIIQSPVYDIPMTLEDKSISSPAEREKLFGQRDHVRKYGNDYAKRLSKSGLVVEENNFVKELSNEFVSKHALPPKEIIYYCKKGLN
- a CDS encoding glycosyltransferase yields the protein MYFSVIIPVFNRPGELRELLSSLCQQSDGDFEVLIVEDGSKIRSDQVVADFEQQLDIHYYFQENTGQGFARNFGMLKAQGEYWVFFDSDCVIPNDYFKLLREVINEKGLDAHGGPDNAMEDFSDFQKAINFSMTSIWTTGGIRGKVADPKKYQARGYNMGFSRKVYERLGGFVDPNQGEDIELSIRIKNAGFNLQLVEEAYVYHKRRSDFGSFLKQSFSFGMNRVNVNRYHPGAIKAVHLMPSGFLLGAVLTLLSFFIIPSLFIVGVFFYGLWTLGVFLDASISNQSLGVGLLAVLCAYGQLFSYGAGMIKALLDNRFKD
- a CDS encoding glycosyltransferase family 2 protein; protein product: MIQVSIVIPVFNEEESLPELSHWINKVMVRHNLNYEVIFVNDGSTDDSWEVISSLARENGHVKGICFSRNYGKSAALDIGFGKAKGEVVITMDADLQDSPEEVPGLYKMIKEEGYDIVSGWKKTRHDPISKTVPSRFFNGVTRVISGINLHDFNCGLKAYKNKVVKQIYIYGEMHRYIPLIAKWNGFTKIGEKVVDHRARKYGETKFGLERFVHGFLDLISVSFVNRYKKKPMHFFGTLGTLSFLTGFLITVWLAFEKFYGLRNGLFVREITDQPLFYLALVALIVGVQLFLTGFLAEMLISNTTKRNDYNIDQEINLEN
- a CDS encoding DUF4199 domain-containing protein; the protein is MDDQMTIGEASKKWGLIYGIIGTIIILISAMFDFSSQGFGAQAASGFLSILIAFGVYYFSTKEYREANSGVLSFGQGFKIVFLVGLIGGALRGLMFYIYLKVVDTEYVQRIVEAQIEAQEKMGATYDPDNVPAFMKFFQSAEFFAGSSLINALIGALIIGLIAVAINKRTNSQIV